From one Octopus bimaculoides isolate UCB-OBI-ISO-001 chromosome 1, ASM119413v2, whole genome shotgun sequence genomic stretch:
- the LOC128249435 gene encoding uncharacterized protein LOC128249435, translating to MAAMQMTITATGTLFLVITFIVILISLNTEAKELGNNCEIKISPDVNMILSRLVRSDKKVFNFEVHLSDKKLDDLLNPVRMDYFANARQFTWIPNEPDGLIAYKNFYYDFSMRSLNLLGAYIATPRIDIDINCGKQNIQRHDLIYLIFGELKRIVFIDTLKIGESGYMCFLINLSQDMKKNSPESFKAYRRLGINRELAENYCCKLYKNGSNVYHPKSICSGNIMEHSMYVNYANITFSKVAFGSRSQCGPKKRYKDTRKTTLEKYSLGQSTWKRFAKNGLLCKNPNKQIKYVYWHFTKLEKTCNSINPDNFHQ from the exons ATGGCTGCCATGCAgatgacaataacagcaaccGGTACACTTTTCCTTGTGATTACTTTTATTGTCATTCTAATATCATTAAACACAGAAGCGAAGGAACTTGGAAATAATTGTGAAATTAAGATTTCTCCCGACGTCAATATGATTTTATCTCGTTTAGTAAGATCAGataaaaaggttttcaattttgaAGTCCATTTATCCGATAAAAAGCTAGATGACCTTCTGAATCCTGTACGAATGGATTATTTTGCGAACGCGAGACAATTTACCTGGATTCCAAACGAACCAGATGGTTTGATTGCGTATAAGAATTTCTATTATGATTTTTCAATGCGCTCTTTGAATTTACTAGGAGCTTACATTGCTACTCCAAGGATTGATATCGATATAaattgtggaaaacaaaatattcagagacatgatttaatatatttgattttcggCGAATTGAAGAGAATTGTATTTATCGATACATTGAAAATAGGAGAATCTGGTTACATGTGTTTTCTAATAAATTTATctcaggacatgaagaagaaCAGCCCTGAGTCATTTAAAGCTTACAGAAGATTGGGTATAAATCGAGAATTAGCGGAGAACTATTGCTGTAAACTCTATAAAAATGGAAGCAATGTTTATCACCCAAAATCGATTTGTTCTGGAAATATCATGGAACATAGTATGTATGTCAATTATGCAAATATC ACCTTCTCAAAAGTAGCATTTGGCTCTCGATCACAATGTGGACCAaagaaaagatacaaagataCGCGCAAGACAACCTTGGAAAAGTATAGCTTAGGGCAGTCGACTTGGAAACGTTTTGCCAAGAATGGCCTATTGTGTAAAAatccaaacaaacaaataaaatatgtttattggcACTTCACCAAATTGGAGAAGACTTGCAACAGCATAAATCCTGACAACTTTCATCAGTAG